A DNA window from Engystomops pustulosus chromosome 10, aEngPut4.maternal, whole genome shotgun sequence contains the following coding sequences:
- the LOC140104565 gene encoding DNA damage-regulated autophagy modulator protein 1-like, with protein sequence MEFSGLGFVPSFLTFWCMVWLSTSYILTLTYSHSPPLMFISEAGNYYPEKIPFKIGFIGMSIATLGLMFLQYKFIQLHAEAFGAHQPIIQKVLLVLGWTSCGGIVILAVCETRFYPLTHRIAAFTAFICGSVYNLSQAIILYKAPGCSRAICHIRTASCVMALICVLIFTGCQTSVHTNLCRVGNPQISAIIFKTMEWLILLLILINVLTYHQHMQSLSLTVSKKGCNISTRANNQDSGV encoded by the exons ATGGAGTTTAGTGGATTGGGGTTCGTCCCCTCCTTCTTGACTTTTTGGTGTATGGTCTGGCTCAGCACCAGCTACATCCTGACTTTGACTTATTCCCATTCCCCCCCACTGATGTTCATCAG TGAAGCAGGAAATTATTATCCTGAGAAGATTCCATTCAAGATCGGATTCATTGGGATGTCCATTGCCA CCTTGGGCTTGATGTTCCTCCAGTATAAGTTCATCCAGCTTCACGCTGAGGCCTTCGGAGCCCATCAGCCCATAATCCAGAAAGTCCTGCTGGTGTTGGGATGGACATCCTGCGGTGGTATAGTGATACTTGCTGTGTGTGAG ACTAGATTTTATCCACTGACACACCGGATCGCCGCATTCACCGCCTTTATCTGTGGCAGCGTTTACAACCTTTCGCAGGCCATCATCCTCTACAAGGCgcctggatgtagcagagccatcTGCCATATTAGAACGGCGTCCTGTGTTATGGCTTTGATCTGTGTTCTTATAT TCACTGGATGTCAGACATCAGTTCACACCAACCTATGCAGAGTAGGCAACCCACAG ATCAGCGCCATCATCTTCAAGACCATGGAGTGGCTGATACTGCTTCTCATCCTGATTAATGTACTTACCTACCATCAGCATATGCAG AGTTTATCATTGACGGTGTCCAAGAAAGGTTGCAACATCTCCACAAGAGCGAATAACCAGGACTCTGGAGTATGA